One genomic region from Gemmobacter aquarius encodes:
- a CDS encoding DMT family transporter: MTALSPPLRRDSAKGVAFLVAGVAVFSVQDLILKLLSGDYPLHQAMVLRSLTAIPFLLALVHYEAGLKSLFTPGTGAMIRRGGIMFLAYTAYYIALPALPMATTVALYFSAPLFITLLSVLILKEHVGPRRWLALLAGFVGVVIMVRPTGAVFEWAALLPVLSGFAYALSMISARRLGVTESAAALAFWGNAVFLAAALVMSAILGTGAYGDQAHPSLAFLLRGWAMPTAFDALLMMSCGIIAAAGLTLLTQAYRIAEASVVTPFEYTGLLWSVIYGWAFWQQWPDATAWGGIAIIIGAGLYVLWREQTAKAQPG, translated from the coding sequence ATGACTGCCCTCTCCCCACCCCTCCGGCGCGACAGCGCCAAGGGCGTCGCCTTCCTCGTGGCGGGCGTGGCCGTCTTTTCGGTACAGGACCTCATCCTGAAACTCCTGTCCGGCGACTACCCGCTGCATCAGGCCATGGTCCTTCGCAGCCTCACCGCCATCCCCTTCCTCCTCGCCCTCGTCCATTACGAGGCGGGGCTAAAATCGCTCTTCACCCCCGGCACCGGCGCGATGATCAGGCGCGGCGGCATCATGTTCCTTGCCTATACCGCCTATTACATCGCGCTCCCCGCCCTGCCGATGGCGACCACCGTTGCGCTCTACTTTTCGGCGCCGCTGTTCATCACCCTGCTCTCGGTCCTGATCCTGAAAGAGCATGTCGGTCCCCGCCGCTGGCTTGCACTTCTCGCAGGCTTCGTCGGAGTGGTCATCATGGTCCGCCCGACAGGCGCGGTCTTCGAATGGGCCGCCCTCCTGCCCGTGCTCTCGGGCTTTGCCTATGCTCTGTCCATGATCTCGGCCCGCCGCCTTGGCGTAACCGAAAGCGCCGCCGCCCTCGCCTTCTGGGGCAACGCGGTCTTCCTCGCAGCAGCCCTCGTCATGTCGGCAATCCTCGGCACCGGCGCCTATGGCGATCAGGCGCACCCCTCGCTCGCCTTCCTGCTGCGTGGCTGGGCCATGCCCACCGCCTTCGACGCCTTGCTGATGATGTCCTGCGGCATCATCGCTGCCGCTGGCCTGACGCTTCTGACGCAAGCCTACCGCATCGCCGAAGCCAGCGTGGTGACGCCCTTCGAATACACCGGCCTCCTGTGGTCGGTCATCTACGGCTGGGCCTTCTGGCAGCAATGGCCCGATGCCACCGCATGGGGCGGCATCGCCATCATCATCGGGGCGGGTCTTTACGTCCTGTGGCGCGAGCAGACCGCCAAAGCTCAGCCCGGCTGA
- a CDS encoding sulfotransferase family 2 domain-containing protein has product MVFGFRRAQAAHAPALERQPDEGPEKFIFTGKPASSGRPVPFAPKGDALPVFFLHIPRTSGGTVMRYMARLWGDQAVIERAEALLPTLLSRRAETQVADVVAGHVPLVRWEFFTGSAAYRRVTVLRDPWARLVSQINWIGRFHDGEPFPDGPETASLKTMAAAVARTDFASRGSLDRLVRLWSPVEGGFDNLQVRMLLTGSMASMVKLLTPRDVDRAVQNLESFSVVGFCEDQAALQRKLGGLAGIKAGPIVAFENAGKPSVLSVRNEMAREVLEPWYILDAELYQRAKSIVARQPG; this is encoded by the coding sequence ATGGTTTTCGGTTTTCGACGGGCGCAAGCCGCCCACGCGCCCGCGCTAGAGCGTCAGCCGGACGAGGGGCCCGAGAAATTCATCTTTACCGGTAAGCCTGCGTCATCGGGTCGGCCTGTTCCGTTTGCGCCGAAGGGCGATGCGCTTCCGGTGTTCTTTTTGCACATACCGCGCACGTCCGGTGGAACCGTGATGCGCTATATGGCGCGCCTGTGGGGCGATCAGGCGGTGATCGAACGGGCCGAGGCCTTGCTGCCGACGCTTTTGTCGCGGCGGGCCGAGACGCAGGTTGCGGATGTCGTGGCCGGGCATGTGCCATTGGTGCGGTGGGAGTTCTTTACCGGTTCGGCAGCTTACCGGAGGGTGACGGTGCTGCGCGACCCATGGGCGCGGCTGGTATCGCAAATAAACTGGATCGGGCGGTTTCATGATGGGGAGCCGTTTCCGGACGGTCCTGAAACAGCCTCGTTGAAAACCATGGCGGCGGCTGTGGCACGCACGGATTTCGCATCGCGGGGCAGTCTGGATCGGCTGGTGCGGCTGTGGTCTCCGGTCGAGGGCGGGTTTGACAATTTGCAGGTGCGGATGCTGCTGACCGGATCGATGGCGTCGATGGTCAAGCTTTTGACGCCGCGCGATGTGGACCGCGCGGTGCAGAACCTCGAATCCTTCTCGGTCGTGGGGTTCTGCGAGGATCAGGCTGCGCTGCAGCGCAAGCTTGGCGGGTTGGCGGGGATCAAGGCGGGGCCGATCGTCGCCTTTGAAAACGCGGGCAAGCCGAGCGTGCTTTCCGTGCGGAACGAGATGGCGCGCGAAGTGCTGGAGCCGTGGTATATTCTGGACGCCGAGTTGTATCAGCGGGCGAAATCCATCGTGGCGCGTCAGCCGGGCTGA
- the tig gene encoding trigger factor — protein MQVTETLNEGLKRSYTITVTAAELDAKVQEKLVEAQPEIEMKGFRKGKVPLAILKKQFGQRMIGDAMQDAIDGAMKEHFDKSGDRPALQPEVKMVDGETWAEGKDVVVEMTYEALPPIPEVDATKIAIDRLVVKASDGDVEEALKNLAGTAQSFDDRKKGSKAKDGDQVTIDFKGSVDGVPFEGGTADDYALVLGSKSFIPGFEDQLVGAKVGDEVSVNVTFPEAYGAAHLAGKAAVFACTIKAVKEPKAAEIDDELAKKFGAEDLAALKGQISERLEAEYNGASRAVLKRALLDQLDGLVKFDLPAKLVDAEAAQIAHQLWHEEHPEEHGHNHANIEPTDEHKSLAERRVRLGLLLAEVGRKAEVTVTDAEMTQAVLAQARNYPGQERAYFDFVQKNPQVQQQLRAPIFEDKVVDHIVAGASVTDKEVSKEDLQKAIEALDEL, from the coding sequence ATGCAGGTCACCGAGACCCTGAACGAAGGTCTGAAGCGCAGCTACACCATCACGGTGACGGCCGCCGAACTGGACGCCAAGGTTCAGGAAAAGCTGGTCGAGGCGCAGCCCGAGATCGAGATGAAGGGTTTCCGCAAGGGCAAGGTGCCGCTCGCGATCCTGAAAAAGCAGTTCGGTCAGCGCATGATCGGCGATGCTATGCAGGACGCCATCGACGGCGCGATGAAAGAGCATTTCGACAAGTCCGGCGACCGCCCCGCGCTGCAGCCGGAAGTGAAGATGGTCGATGGCGAGACCTGGGCCGAGGGCAAGGATGTCGTGGTCGAGATGACCTACGAGGCATTGCCGCCGATTCCGGAAGTCGACGCGACCAAGATCGCGATCGACCGTCTGGTCGTGAAGGCGTCGGACGGCGATGTCGAGGAAGCGCTGAAGAACCTTGCCGGAACCGCGCAGTCGTTCGACGACCGCAAGAAGGGGTCCAAGGCCAAGGACGGCGATCAGGTGACGATCGACTTCAAAGGCTCGGTCGACGGTGTGCCGTTCGAGGGCGGCACGGCGGATGACTATGCGCTGGTGCTGGGGTCGAAGTCGTTCATCCCCGGGTTCGAGGACCAGCTGGTCGGCGCCAAGGTCGGCGACGAGGTTTCGGTCAACGTGACCTTCCCCGAGGCCTACGGCGCCGCGCATCTGGCGGGCAAGGCTGCGGTTTTCGCCTGCACGATCAAGGCGGTCAAGGAGCCGAAGGCTGCAGAGATCGACGACGAGCTGGCCAAGAAGTTCGGCGCCGAGGATCTGGCTGCGCTCAAGGGCCAGATTTCGGAACGTCTGGAAGCCGAATACAATGGTGCGTCGCGTGCCGTGCTGAAGCGGGCGCTGCTCGACCAGCTTGACGGTCTGGTCAAGTTCGACCTGCCGGCCAAACTGGTGGATGCCGAGGCCGCGCAGATCGCGCACCAGCTGTGGCATGAAGAGCATCCCGAAGAGCACGGACACAACCACGCAAATATCGAGCCGACCGACGAGCACAAGTCGCTCGCCGAGCGTCGCGTGCGTCTGGGCCTGCTGCTTGCCGAGGTTGGCCGCAAGGCCGAGGTTACCGTGACCGACGCCGAGATGACCCAAGCCGTGCTGGCGCAGGCCCGCAACTATCCGGGACAGGAGCGCGCCTATTTCGACTTCGTCCAGAAGAACCCGCAGGTGCAGCAGCAGCTGCGCGCGCCGATCTTCGAGGACAAGGTCGTTGATCACATCGTCGCGGGTGCATCGGTGACCGACAAGGAGGTCAGCAAGGAAGACCTCCAGAAGGCCATCGAAGCGCTTGACGAGCTGTGA
- a CDS encoding NAD(P)H-hydrate dehydratase — protein sequence MAKIITSAQMRGVEAAAIAAGKADGLALMERAGRGVVEAVRAHWPDLAWPFRAVVLCGPGNNGGDGYVIARVLREAGCAVEVYALAPAATPDAAEMAARWGGGVAGFGALGWEAMRATDVVFDAVFGTGLARDIAPGVWGALVMAQEAGARLVAVDMLSGLDADTGAVRAAGGFVDHPAGLTVTFQAEKLGHHLAAGGELSGPVVVVDIGLGAELEVVDGAVEAAEISVERLRKGGGHKFDHGHALVLAGGAGRGGAARLAAYGALRVGAGLVTVGCPAEALGENAARLDAVMLRVIEDGVALREALVDRRIRALCMGPGLGVERAAGMLGAVGGDHPPYAVLDADALTALTTVPFPAALRGRAVLTPHSGEFARVWPDLAGVASKVEAVRAAAARVGAVVLLKGADTLVAHPDGRCVLHSARGAMAAPWLATAGSGDVLAGIITGLLARGWSPFEAAETGAWLHAAAARRFGAGLIAEDLPEALPGVFRDLGL from the coding sequence GTGGCGAAGATTATCACTTCTGCACAAATGCGGGGCGTCGAAGCCGCTGCGATTGCAGCAGGCAAGGCCGATGGGCTGGCGCTGATGGAGCGGGCGGGGCGCGGGGTGGTCGAGGCCGTGCGGGCGCATTGGCCAGACTTGGCGTGGCCGTTCCGGGCAGTTGTGCTGTGCGGGCCGGGGAACAACGGGGGCGACGGTTACGTGATCGCGCGGGTGCTTCGCGAGGCGGGCTGTGCAGTGGAGGTTTACGCGCTTGCGCCCGCGGCGACGCCGGATGCAGCGGAAATGGCGGCGCGTTGGGGGGGCGGGGTCGCGGGATTCGGGGCGCTGGGCTGGGAGGCGATGCGGGCCACGGATGTGGTTTTCGATGCGGTCTTCGGGACGGGGCTGGCGCGGGATATCGCGCCGGGCGTCTGGGGGGCGCTGGTCATGGCACAGGAGGCGGGCGCGCGGCTGGTGGCCGTCGACATGCTAAGCGGGCTGGATGCGGACACAGGTGCTGTGCGGGCGGCGGGCGGGTTCGTCGACCATCCGGCCGGGCTGACGGTGACGTTTCAGGCCGAGAAGTTGGGGCATCATCTGGCTGCGGGGGGTGAATTGTCGGGGCCGGTGGTGGTGGTGGACATCGGGCTTGGCGCAGAATTGGAAGTGGTAGACGGGGCGGTCGAGGCGGCGGAAATCTCGGTCGAGCGGTTGCGTAAGGGCGGGGGGCACAAGTTCGATCACGGGCATGCGTTGGTGCTGGCGGGTGGAGCGGGGCGCGGTGGTGCGGCGCGGCTGGCGGCATATGGGGCGCTGCGGGTCGGGGCGGGGCTGGTGACAGTGGGCTGCCCTGCCGAGGCGCTGGGCGAGAATGCCGCGCGGCTGGATGCGGTGATGCTGCGGGTGATCGAGGATGGGGTGGCCTTGCGCGAGGCATTGGTGGACCGGAGGATTCGCGCGCTGTGCATGGGGCCGGGTTTGGGGGTCGAGCGGGCTGCCGGGATGCTGGGGGCGGTGGGTGGGGACCACCCACCCTACGCGGTGCTGGATGCGGATGCGCTGACGGCCTTGACCACGGTGCCGTTTCCTGCGGCCCTGCGGGGGCGGGCGGTGCTGACGCCGCATAGCGGAGAGTTTGCACGGGTCTGGCCCGATCTGGCGGGTGTCGCGTCAAAGGTCGAGGCGGTACGTGCGGCGGCGGCGCGGGTGGGGGCAGTGGTGCTGCTGAAAGGTGCGGATACTCTGGTCGCGCACCCTGACGGGCGGTGTGTGCTGCATTCGGCGCGGGGGGCTATGGCTGCGCCATGGCTGGCGACGGCGGGGTCGGGGGATGTGCTGGCGGGGATCATCACCGGCCTTCTGGCTCGGGGCTGGTCACCGTTCGAGGCGGCAGAGACGGGGGCGTGGCTGCATGCGGCGGCCGCGCGGCGGTTCGGGGCAGGGCTGATCGCCGAGGATTTGCCGGAGGCTTTGCCGGGGGTGTTTCGGGATCTGGGGCTTTAG
- a CDS encoding P-II family nitrogen regulator: MKKIEAIIKPFKLDEVKEALQEAGIQGLSVTEVKGFGRQKGHTELYRGAEYVVDFLPKVKIEVVLTDDMVDAAIEAIVAAARTDKIGDGKIFVSSVEQAIRIRTGETGDDAV; encoded by the coding sequence ATGAAGAAGATCGAAGCGATCATCAAACCCTTCAAACTCGACGAGGTGAAGGAAGCGCTTCAGGAAGCCGGCATCCAGGGCCTTTCCGTGACCGAAGTCAAAGGCTTCGGCCGCCAAAAGGGCCATACCGAGCTTTACCGCGGCGCCGAATATGTCGTCGACTTCCTACCCAAGGTGAAGATCGAGGTCGTCCTGACTGATGACATGGTCGATGCCGCGATCGAGGCGATCGTGGCAGCGGCACGCACCGACAAGATCGGTGACGGCAAGATTTTCGTCTCCTCTGTCGAACAAGCCATCCGCATCCGCACCGGCGAAACCGGCGACGACGCGGTCTGA
- the glnA gene encoding type I glutamate--ammonia ligase, which produces MSAVANALKLMKDEDVEYVDIRFTDPKGKLQHVTLIADLVDEDFFEEGFMFDGSSIAGWKSIDQSDMKLMPDATSVYIDPFYAEKTMCIHCNVVEPDTGEAYDRCPRQIALKAEAYLKSSGIGDTAYFGPEAEFFIFDDVRYQVSPNKVSYQIDAEAAAWNTDSKFEGGNLAHRAGYKGGYFPVNPIDEAQDLRGEMLSTMKRMGIKVDKHHHEVATCQHELGMIFGGLVEQADNIQKYKYVIHNVAAAYGKTVTFMPKPIKGDNGSGMHVNMSIWKDGKPLFAGDQYADLSMEALYFIGGILKHAKALNAITNPATNSYKRLIPGFEAPVLRAYSARNRSGCVRIPWTESPKAKRVEARFPDPAANPYLAFAALLMAGLDGIKNKIHPGPASDKDLYDLPPEELAEIPTVCGSLREALEELEKDHAFLLAGGVFEKSQLEAYIALKWEEVYAFEHTPHPVEYQMYYSC; this is translated from the coding sequence ATGAGCGCAGTAGCGAATGCTCTGAAACTGATGAAGGACGAGGACGTCGAATATGTCGACATCCGCTTCACCGACCCCAAAGGCAAACTCCAGCACGTCACGCTGATCGCCGACCTCGTCGACGAAGACTTCTTCGAAGAAGGCTTCATGTTCGACGGGTCAAGCATCGCAGGCTGGAAGTCGATCGACCAGTCGGACATGAAGCTGATGCCCGACGCCACGTCGGTCTACATCGACCCGTTCTATGCGGAAAAAACCATGTGCATCCATTGCAACGTGGTCGAACCCGACACCGGCGAAGCCTATGACCGCTGCCCGCGCCAGATCGCGCTGAAGGCCGAAGCCTACCTGAAATCCTCGGGCATCGGCGACACTGCCTATTTCGGCCCCGAAGCCGAATTCTTCATCTTCGACGATGTCCGCTATCAGGTCTCGCCGAACAAGGTGTCCTACCAGATCGACGCAGAAGCGGCGGCATGGAACACCGACAGCAAGTTCGAGGGCGGCAACCTCGCCCATCGCGCCGGCTACAAGGGCGGCTACTTCCCGGTCAACCCGATCGACGAAGCCCAGGACCTGCGCGGCGAGATGCTCTCGACCATGAAGCGCATGGGCATCAAGGTCGACAAGCACCACCACGAAGTGGCGACCTGCCAGCACGAACTCGGCATGATCTTCGGCGGTCTCGTCGAACAGGCCGACAACATCCAGAAATACAAATACGTCATCCACAACGTCGCGGCCGCCTATGGCAAGACCGTGACCTTCATGCCGAAACCCATCAAGGGCGACAACGGCAGCGGGATGCACGTGAACATGTCGATCTGGAAAGACGGCAAGCCGCTCTTTGCAGGCGACCAGTATGCCGACCTGTCGATGGAAGCGCTCTACTTCATCGGCGGTATCCTCAAGCATGCCAAGGCGCTCAACGCCATCACCAACCCGGCAACCAACAGCTACAAGCGCCTGATCCCCGGCTTCGAAGCGCCGGTGCTGCGCGCCTATTCCGCCCGCAACCGCTCGGGCTGCGTCCGTATTCCGTGGACGGAATCGCCCAAAGCCAAGCGCGTCGAAGCCCGCTTCCCCGATCCGGCAGCCAACCCCTATCTGGCTTTCGCAGCGCTCCTGATGGCCGGCCTCGACGGCATCAAGAACAAGATCCACCCCGGCCCCGCCTCGGACAAGGATCTCTACGATCTGCCGCCGGAAGAACTGGCCGAAATCCCGACCGTCTGCGGCTCGCTCCGCGAGGCGCTGGAAGAGCTGGAAAAAGACCACGCCTTCCTGCTGGCAGGCGGCGTGTTCGAAAAAAGCCAACTTGAGGCCTACATTGCCCTCAAGTGGGAAGAGGTCTACGCCTTCGAGCACACGCCCCATCCGGTGGAATACCAGATGTACTATTCCTGCTGA
- the dddP gene encoding dimethylsulfonioproprionate lyase DddP produces the protein MNQHYADHRKIDPSRGATLGDGTPNDNDRVEIGPTQTAFAEWQAAGLQPPNLDAMRLYRWQRLTKAIADRGYGGLLMFDPLNIRYATDTTNMQLWNSHNPFRACLLCADGHMVMWEYKNSPFLVTFNPLVKELRSGASFFYNVCGDAVQRDARSFAAQVDEVMRAHAGTNRRLAVDKIMIHGLRELERTGFEVMEGEEVTERTRAIKGPDEILAMRCAHHACEAAIAEMEAEARTRIPHGGMSEDDVWAELHKGNIKRGGEWIETRLLASGPRTNPWFQECGPRIIGNNEIVAFDTDLIGCYGICIDISRTWWVGDKPPRQDMIDAMSHARDHVDTNMAMLKPGVTIKELTHGGHQLGANFWKQKYSCKMHGVGLCDEWPFVPYPDTWVEGAFDVALQPGMVLCVEALVSPEGGDFSIKIEDQVLITETGHENLTRYPFDVALSGF, from the coding sequence ATGAACCAGCATTACGCCGACCACCGCAAGATCGACCCCTCGCGCGGCGCAACCCTTGGTGACGGCACCCCCAACGACAACGACCGCGTCGAAATCGGCCCCACCCAGACCGCCTTTGCCGAATGGCAGGCGGCAGGACTGCAACCCCCGAACCTCGACGCGATGCGCCTTTACCGCTGGCAACGCCTGACCAAGGCAATCGCAGATCGCGGCTACGGCGGCCTTCTGATGTTCGACCCGCTCAACATCCGCTACGCCACCGACACCACCAACATGCAGCTCTGGAACAGCCACAACCCGTTCCGCGCCTGCCTTCTTTGTGCCGACGGCCATATGGTCATGTGGGAATACAAGAATTCCCCCTTCCTCGTCACCTTCAACCCACTGGTGAAAGAACTCCGCAGCGGGGCGTCGTTCTTTTACAACGTCTGCGGCGATGCCGTGCAGCGCGACGCCCGCTCTTTTGCCGCACAGGTAGACGAGGTGATGCGCGCCCACGCTGGCACCAACCGCCGCCTCGCCGTCGACAAGATCATGATCCACGGGCTTCGCGAACTCGAACGCACGGGGTTCGAGGTGATGGAGGGCGAAGAAGTCACCGAACGCACCCGCGCCATCAAAGGCCCCGATGAAATCCTCGCCATGCGCTGCGCCCACCACGCCTGCGAAGCGGCAATCGCGGAAATGGAGGCCGAGGCCCGCACCCGCATCCCGCATGGCGGCATGTCCGAAGACGATGTCTGGGCCGAACTGCACAAGGGCAACATCAAACGCGGCGGCGAATGGATCGAAACCCGACTGCTCGCATCCGGCCCCCGCACCAACCCGTGGTTTCAGGAATGTGGCCCCCGCATCATCGGCAACAATGAAATCGTTGCCTTCGACACCGACCTGATCGGCTGCTACGGCATCTGCATCGACATCAGCCGCACATGGTGGGTCGGCGACAAGCCGCCCCGACAGGATATGATCGACGCCATGTCCCACGCCCGCGACCATGTGGACACCAACATGGCGATGCTGAAGCCCGGCGTGACGATCAAGGAGCTCACCCACGGCGGCCACCAGCTTGGCGCGAATTTCTGGAAACAGAAATACTCCTGCAAGATGCACGGAGTCGGCCTCTGCGACGAATGGCCCTTCGTTCCCTACCCCGACACATGGGTCGAAGGCGCCTTCGACGTGGCGTTGCAGCCGGGCATGGTCCTGTGTGTCGAGGCCCTCGTCAGCCCCGAAGGCGGCGATTTCTCGATCAAGATCGAGGATCAGGTGCTGATCACCGAAACCGGCCACGAGAACCTGACAAGATACCCCTTCGACGTGGCGCTGAGCGGTTTTTGA
- the purB gene encoding adenylosuccinate lyase has translation MIPRYSRPEMVALWSPETKFRIWFEIEAHACDAQAAIGVIPAANAAAVWKAKDATFDVARIDEIEAVTKHDVIAFLTHLSEIIGADTARFVHQGMTSSDVLDTTFNVQLVRASDLLLAGLDRVLAALKTRAFEHKDTVRIGRSHGIHAEPTTMGLTFARFYAEMHRNRARLLNARAEVATGAISGAVGTFANIDPSVEEHVCAQLGLTPEPISTQVIPRDRHAMFFATLGVIASSIENIAIEIRHMQRTEVLEAEEFFSPGQKGSSAMPHKRNPVLTENLTGLARLVRMSVVPALENVALWHERDISHSSVERAIGPDTTITLDFALHRLAGVVEKLVIYPENMLKNMNKFRGLVMSQRVLLALTQAGVSREDSYRLVQRNAMKVWEQGADFKTELLADAEVVAALSPAEIEEKFDLGYHTKHVDTIFKRVFG, from the coding sequence ATGATCCCCCGCTATTCCCGCCCCGAAATGGTCGCCCTCTGGTCGCCGGAAACCAAATTCCGCATCTGGTTCGAGATCGAGGCCCATGCCTGCGATGCCCAAGCTGCCATCGGCGTGATCCCCGCCGCGAACGCCGCCGCCGTCTGGAAAGCCAAGGACGCCACCTTCGATGTGGCCCGCATCGACGAAATCGAAGCCGTCACCAAACATGACGTCATCGCCTTCCTGACCCACCTGTCGGAAATCATCGGTGCCGATACCGCCCGCTTCGTCCATCAGGGCATGACCTCGTCCGACGTGCTCGACACCACCTTCAACGTCCAGCTCGTCCGTGCCAGCGACCTCCTCCTCGCCGGCCTCGACCGCGTGCTTGCCGCGCTGAAAACCCGCGCCTTCGAGCACAAGGACACCGTCCGCATCGGCCGCAGCCACGGCATCCATGCCGAACCCACCACGATGGGCCTGACCTTCGCCCGCTTCTACGCCGAAATGCACCGCAACCGCGCGCGCCTGCTGAACGCCCGCGCCGAGGTCGCCACCGGAGCGATCAGCGGCGCTGTCGGCACCTTCGCCAACATCGACCCGAGCGTCGAAGAACACGTCTGCGCCCAACTCGGCTTGACGCCAGAACCGATCAGCACACAGGTCATCCCGCGCGACCGCCACGCCATGTTCTTCGCCACGCTGGGCGTCATCGCCTCGTCCATCGAAAACATCGCCATCGAAATCCGCCACATGCAGCGCACCGAGGTGCTGGAAGCCGAGGAATTCTTCTCGCCCGGCCAAAAGGGCAGCTCTGCCATGCCGCATAAGCGCAACCCCGTGCTGACCGAGAACCTGACGGGCCTCGCCCGCCTTGTGCGTATGTCGGTCGTGCCCGCGCTGGAAAACGTGGCGCTCTGGCACGAACGCGACATCTCGCATTCCTCGGTCGAACGCGCCATCGGGCCGGATACCACGATCACCCTCGACTTTGCCCTGCACCGTCTGGCGGGCGTGGTCGAAAAGCTGGTGATCTATCCTGAAAACATGCTCAAAAACATGAACAAATTCCGCGGCCTCGTGATGTCGCAGCGCGTTCTTCTGGCACTCACCCAAGCCGGCGTCAGCCGCGAGGACAGCTACCGACTCGTCCAGCGCAACGCGATGAAGGTCTGGGAGCAAGGCGCCGACTTCAAGACCGAGCTTCTGGCCGACGCCGAAGTCGTAGCCGCCCTGTCGCCCGCCGAAATCGAGGAGAAGTTCGACCTCGGCTACCATACCAAACACGTCGACACGATCTTCAAGCGCGTCTTCGGCTGA
- a CDS encoding adenylosuccinate lyase, whose protein sequence is MKIKTTLAVIALMLSPTLALAGGGCSEKKSNISASVCAEGTMYDAATGICQPVTTS, encoded by the coding sequence ATGAAGATCAAGACGACCCTCGCCGTGATTGCCCTGATGCTCTCTCCGACCCTTGCCCTCGCAGGCGGCGGCTGTTCCGAAAAGAAAAGCAACATCTCGGCCTCGGTCTGCGCCGAAGGCACGATGTATGACGCCGCGACCGGCATCTGCCAGCCTGTCACCACGTCGTAA
- a CDS encoding FliG C-terminal domain-containing protein, translating to MTDLTLAPRHLPARPVPAPREKAAIIVRLLLAEGTRLPLSALPDHLQAALAEQMGQMRLIDRATLAAVVEEFTAMLDDTGLAFPPGIEGALGLMDGHISTTAASRLRRLAGTAAKADPWDVIAALPPERIMPVLTTESHEVAAVMLSKLPVPKAAELLSQLPGDHARRIAYAISLTGGVDPETVRRIGLSLAAQLDAQPARAFEAGPVERVGAILNVSPSATRDDVLTGLDQQDASFAAEVRKAIFTYPHIPARVAPRDLPKVLRLVDPAQMALAIAASAADPRHSTVAEFILSNISQRMAQSLREEAQALPPPRPPEAEAAFSAIVTAIRTLEANGEITLQRDTA from the coding sequence ATGACCGACCTGACCCTTGCCCCCCGCCACCTGCCTGCACGCCCTGTCCCCGCGCCGCGCGAAAAAGCCGCGATCATCGTGCGCCTTTTGCTGGCCGAAGGCACCCGCCTGCCGCTGTCAGCCCTGCCTGACCACCTGCAAGCCGCCCTTGCCGAACAGATGGGCCAGATGCGCCTGATCGACCGCGCCACCCTTGCCGCTGTGGTCGAAGAATTCACCGCCATGCTCGACGACACCGGCCTCGCCTTCCCGCCGGGCATCGAAGGCGCGCTTGGCCTGATGGACGGGCATATTTCCACAACCGCTGCCAGCCGCCTGCGCCGCCTTGCCGGTACCGCGGCCAAGGCCGACCCGTGGGATGTCATCGCAGCCCTGCCGCCCGAACGCATCATGCCCGTGCTCACCACCGAATCGCACGAAGTGGCGGCCGTCATGCTGTCGAAACTGCCGGTGCCCAAGGCCGCCGAACTCCTGTCGCAACTTCCCGGCGATCATGCCCGCCGCATCGCCTATGCCATCTCGCTGACCGGCGGGGTCGATCCCGAAACCGTGCGCCGCATCGGCCTGTCGCTCGCCGCCCAACTCGATGCCCAACCCGCCCGCGCCTTCGAGGCGGGGCCCGTCGAACGCGTGGGCGCCATCCTGAACGTCTCGCCCTCGGCGACCCGTGACGATGTGCTCACCGGCCTCGACCAGCAGGACGCCAGCTTCGCCGCCGAGGTGCGAAAGGCCATCTTCACCTACCCCCACATCCCCGCCCGCGTCGCCCCGCGCGATCTGCCCAAGGTGCTGCGCCTCGTCGATCCGGCGCAAATGGCCCTCGCCATCGCCGCCAGCGCGGCCGACCCGCGCCATTCGACCGTGGCCGAATTCATCCTGTCAAACATCTCGCAGCGCATGGCCCAATCCCTGCGCGAAGAAGCGCAAGCCCTGCCCCCGCCCCGCCCGCCCGAGGCCGAGGCCGCCTTTTCCGCAATCGTCACCGCAATCCGCACGCTCGAAGCGAACGGCGAAATCACCCTTCAACGCGATACGGCCTGA